Part of the Enterobacter pseudoroggenkampii genome, AGCCGTTCGAGAAGATCGTAAGTCGCCATAAACACTCTCATTAGTTACAACATACTTATCATATAGCACAGCACGCCGGGTCAGGCCAGCGTGCGGTTTAGGTCAGACAGGAACGGGAAGGGCGATGTTATGGTATACCGGCCAGCTAAAGCAGAAGCGCGCGCCGCCAAGCTCGCTCTCCTCGCAATGCACCGTGCCGCCCATTGCCTGCGCGATAGAGTAGACAATCGCCAGCCCCAGGCCACATCCGCCAGTAGCGCGATCGCGGCTGGGGTCGAGGCGGACAAACGGTTCAAACACGGTTTCTCGCGCTTCCGGAGCTATCCCCGGGCCGTCATCCTCCACCGTCAGGCTTGCCTGACTGCCCTGCAAATCCAGCCCAATTTGTAGCGTACTTTCGCTGTAGCGCATGGCGTTGTTCATCAGGTTGTCCAGCACGCGTTCCATCAGGCGCATATCGAGTGCGCCGTAATCACCTGGCGTCACGCGGGTCAACAGCGTACGCTGCGGGTTCACGCTCTGAACGTCATCAATGTGGGTTTGCAGCCAGGCAGGAAGATCTGGCGTGCTGAGGTTCAGCTCGTTTTGCGGACGATCGAGGCGCGCGTAGGTCAGCAGTTCCTCAATCAGCGCCTCAAGCTGGCCAATGTCGCGGTTAAGCGCCTGAGACTCCGCTTCCGTCAGATTTTCGCTCATCTCCAGACGATAGCGCAGGCGCACCAGCGGCGTGCGCAGCTCGTGCGCAATTCCGTCGATCAGCTGCTTCTTACTGGCGATCAGGGCATTGATGTTATCGGCCATCTGGTTAAAGGCCACGCCCAGACGTTCAAAGCTGGAACCGCTGTCGAAGTGAATGCGCTCGGTAAAATGCCCCTCGCCAAAACGCTGCGCAGCGGATTCCAGCTTCAGCATGTCCTGCCAGTGCGGGCGCATCCAGATAAAGACCGGAAACGCGAGCGAGATGGCGATAAAGGCCATCAGCGCCATGTCCAGCAGGCGCATCTGGTGCAGATAATAGAGATAGGGAACCGGGCCGACGGCCAGCACGTAATGGCTGCGCGGGATACGCTGGATAAAGGTGTATTTCTCATCCAGCGCGACGATGTCCCCGTCGCGCAGACGCTGCATGGCGGGTGGGTCCAGCTCAAAATTTTTTAAGGGCTCGATGCGTAAATCGAACGAGAGATTCAGATCCAGCTCTTTCAGGGTTTTCGCCCAGTCGTGCGGCGGGATCTCTCTTAGCTCGCTGCGCATCAGATAGAGCGAGCTTTTCATCAGGTCGTCCAGCGACTGCCTGCCTGCACGTTCGGCGGTGAATTTATAGACCAGCCCGACCAGCATGGTCATGACCAGGAAGCAGACAAACAGCAAAAGATAAAACTGCACAAACAGCTTTTTCATTAAATATCACCGGGAAATCAAATAATTAACTACTTTGTTTTTACCTTCAGGGGCACTATAGGGGCATTTGCATATCCGCCAAAGCGCTGATTCAAAAATGATACCTGATCGCTATCGAGAGCATTTATCCACGCAGAGTATACATGGAAGACCATCTCTGCATTCTCATGACCCATCTGATTCGCTATAAAAGCAGGATTAGCACCTGCCGACAACATCCA contains:
- the rstB gene encoding two-component system sensor histidine kinase RstB; the protein is MKKLFVQFYLLLFVCFLVMTMLVGLVYKFTAERAGRQSLDDLMKSSLYLMRSELREIPPHDWAKTLKELDLNLSFDLRIEPLKNFELDPPAMQRLRDGDIVALDEKYTFIQRIPRSHYVLAVGPVPYLYYLHQMRLLDMALMAFIAISLAFPVFIWMRPHWQDMLKLESAAQRFGEGHFTERIHFDSGSSFERLGVAFNQMADNINALIASKKQLIDGIAHELRTPLVRLRYRLEMSENLTEAESQALNRDIGQLEALIEELLTYARLDRPQNELNLSTPDLPAWLQTHIDDVQSVNPQRTLLTRVTPGDYGALDMRLMERVLDNLMNNAMRYSESTLQIGLDLQGSQASLTVEDDGPGIAPEARETVFEPFVRLDPSRDRATGGCGLGLAIVYSIAQAMGGTVHCEESELGGARFCFSWPVYHNIALPVPV